The nucleotide window CGCAGTCGAGACGATCCACTTTCAACGAGGAGCACGTTTCACTCTTCCCCTTTGCCTTTTTCCTTTTGCCTTTTCCCTATGCTATCGTCTTGTTTCGAAAAAACAACTGTTCGTACCGCGAGGCTGATCCCCGGATCCCAAACAACCGAGACTACGATGCCAATAGTAAAAGAAGGCGACACCATCACGCTTCACTATAAGGGGTGGCTCGATGACGGCACGGTGTTCGATTCTTCAGAAGCCCGCGAGCCCCTCAGCTTCAAAGTCGGCGACGGCCAGGTGATTCAGGGCTTCGACGACGGCGTCCGCGGTATGGCGGCCGGCGAGAGTCGGCAGCTCAACATCCCGCCCGATCAAGCTTATGGCGAGTACTATGAGGAACTGGTCACCGTCGTGCCTCGAAGCGGGTTCACTCCGGATACGCCAGCCATCGGTCTCGCGTTCGAAATGGAAATGCCGACCGGAGAGTCAATGACCGTCCACATCATCGACGTCGAAGGCGACGACGTAACCCTCGACGCCAATCACCTGCTGGCCGGCGAGTCGTTGCACTTCGACGTGCTTCTTGTCAGCATCGATAATGAATGAGCCCCCGCAAGCAGAAGAGTTCGCCTGAACCCATCAGGATTGGAATTGACACCGGCGG belongs to Acidobacteriota bacterium and includes:
- a CDS encoding peptidylprolyl isomerase, whose translation is MPIVKEGDTITLHYKGWLDDGTVFDSSEAREPLSFKVGDGQVIQGFDDGVRGMAAGESRQLNIPPDQAYGEYYEELVTVVPRSGFTPDTPAIGLAFEMEMPTGESMTVHIIDVEGDDVTLDANHLLAGESLHFDVLLVSIDNE